ttatctctctatctccaatatttcctctttccaatTCAACCCTAACCAGAATACTCTACCTTatataataaaagctaacatttatgtaacattttaaagtttcctTATTTGATGTTCCCAATAATCATgccagatattattatccccaaactgcatatgagaaaaatgaagccatcagAGTTTAAATTATGCTCAAAATCACAGAGTTAACAAATGTCTgatgtaatttttaaatgtaGATCTTTCAGACTTCAAGTTCAAGATTCTGTCTACTACACCATCTAGCTAACTCCTACTGTTAGGGATACATCACTTGATTATTTAAAAACTTCCTGTTGTTCTCTATTTCctgtaaaataaaattcatgctCTTTAGCTTGGAATTTAGAACTTTCTACAAATTGATTCCAACCTACTCTTTTTATGGTTTCCCCCACTCTTTAACTCACTTTTGTGTCATAGTCATTATGGTCAAACTTAGTTATTCTATAATCTCATTCCATACTTTCTTGCTTCAATGTTTTTGAGAAGATCCTATCTATACATTCAAGGCATGCCCTTCCTCATTTCCTGTTGAAATCCACTTCTTTCAAAGCCCAGTTGTgagatttccttttctcttaactCTTCCTCGATTTCTCCTTCTTTAAATTCTCCTAGACTATTTTGTCCAGacctctccttttccccatccCATTCTATCTCACCTGTTTATCACCAAGTTGTAGTATTCTATGAATAATCATTCCCCACAGTAACTTTGGAACCTCTTTGATGAGCTTATGCGTCTTCAAGGCTCCCTCCAGTGGCCTCTATAAGCTATAATATACAATGCTTGAAAGaaggtaaagggaaaaaatataatgtaaatatataacttttcatcattgttatctccaatgcatatATAATGCCTTGAACAGAGCAAGTCTTAAATAATATTCcttcaatgaatgaataatatcCTTTGCTCTCACTAATAAGGCATTTTCAAATCACTGCATAATCCAGAGCTACTTCTGGAAAAAATTCCAGTGAAACACTAATCCTATTTATGGTAATAGCTGCCACCATTTGGAGGTTCATCTTATGCTACTATGCTAGAACCCTCTATGAAttgaatatagaaaataaatgagtttctctgattattttaaagaagaaataaatgaattaaatgaatttaaaagcaaaaaatggtttaaggaaaatttttaaagattcatttaCTCATAAAAACTgctgctaaaaatgttttttctgtgATAAGAAAATTGATTCCCACATGTGCTCTTTCCCAGGTGAGTAAAACATAATGTATATTGCTTGGTAAATTATTTGGTAATAActactatattttaaatatcttggTCTCCGAAAACCATTTCTGGAGCATAACTGTATGCTTTTCTCCCTACCCTATTGTTTCCAGCATATGAATGGAGTTAATAATAAATGAAGTCTGATTGGTTGATAGGGAAAGGCCATCATCACTTCCTTATCCATTCCTATATAAACCTCCTACCCAATTTAACAAATCCAGTCTCCGGAGATGACATTCTTGCTACCTTCCCTGCTTTGTGCCTTAGCTGGTTatgtttctgctttttcaggagaAACTTCAAATTCCATAGATCTTTATCCTCCACTTTGGGAAGAAAGTCCTGGCCAGATCAGTGACTATAACATAGAGAATGGGGTATACACCATTAATCCATGGCTATATCCTGAAAGAATGGGTTTATACAAAATCTTAGTTACCTCAACacagaaatattttgaaagattttcacgaaataatgaaaaaaactttttatttggaTTACCTCTGCAacatggatggcaatttgaaacagGTAGGAATAATCTTGTTTAGTAGCTGAATGATTCTAATGTAACCATGAAATAAGGAGGGGTTGAAAACTTAATGGGTTATGAGCTTGATTCATTGTCATAAACAGTGATGATTAATGAAGACTGAGTACTAATAACATGTGAGATGCTATGAGAGTTGCTGAGCATAGAAAAAGTGCTTTACCcacaatctcatttgattcttaccacCACTCTGTGAAACAGGAAATTCAAGTTCtatcattatcctttttttcagatgaggtaaGCAGGTCTTATGTTTTTCAACTCTTGTACTTTGACCTATAAACACTGACTACAAGAGCATTTCAGTCATACTAGGAGATAAAAATGGTTATACAATGTAAAATTAGACaaatttaccaaaataaaaatacaaaaacataaGACAACATCTGCTCACCAAAAAGAGTGCTTTTGGATATCAGAGAAGGGAGTGACAATGGAAAATTGGTGTATTCAAAGAAGATTTTATGGAAAACATCAAGAAGCTAGGTCTTGAAGAAAGATCTAGGttttagataaggaaaaataaattgtggAAAGGATACAAGGCAGGAAGTAAGGtcagaaatgaagaagaatttTCAGGAATAGCTAACAGATCAGTTTGCCAGGGCATTCCAAGTTGTATAAGGATGGCAGTGGGAGTTTAATTTgtagaataaagaaggaaattatggaGGCTCTTAAGTGTCCTCCAAAAGAATCTGCCTATCAAATAGTACTGTTTGTTTGTCTTTTAGTTCATTATTCCCACCAACTACCTAAAAAATCTTGAGAAAGTTATAAAAGTTCTCTGAAACTCTGTTTCCCCGTCTATAAGTGAAGTGATTGGACTGGATTAAGGTCTAGAATCAACTCAAAACCCCATAATTCTGTAAGCAATTGAAAACCAATGGAAAATTCTGAGCAGGGAAATGACATAGACAAAGAGTAATTATAGGTATGCATTGTAAGgagtggagaagaagaaaaagggaactGGATGTAGGGAAAATCAGTTTTCAGTTTATTAAGCAATATACTCTGTGCATTGATAAAGTTAGTCATTTGGTTCAAGGCCCCTAAATTGTTAAGAGGCTGAGCCTAAGCCCATTTTCTTTCTCAAGGGCCTTTAAGAATTTACTCTCATACCTGTACTTTTTGCCACCTATATGACCAGAGCCATTCTTGTAGATATGTCATATTTTCTTTAGTGCATAAACCATTCTCTAGGACAAAAAAGTGTGGCTTTTGAAACTATTATTTTTGGCCTGCTACTTCTTGGCATgacctcttctcccttttctctctcacccacattttttctttctttcattggtGTAATGCAATGttagacccagagtcaggagaacTGTGTTCTAGTCTTAGCTCTACAACTAGCAAATGATATAACCTccatcaagtcacttaatcttgttgaTCCTCACTTTTTTCATCTATAAGTGAGGGGATTAGTCACCTGAAACTAACCCAATAGCTTTAAATCTAGAAAAAGGCTTTGAAGATCATCTAAGATCTTAGAGATCACCCAGCTTATCTTTTTGAGATATGAACATTCAAGTTCAGTGAAGTTAAGGAATTTGAGAAAAgttttattcaattcaacaaactttataaaatgaatactatgTGCATGTCGCTAAGTTATTTTCtggagattaaaaaatatataaaaacaatctATATCCTTACATTCTGCTGAGAGAGACATTGTGTAAATAAAGTCAGTGTATACATGATCTTTAAAGAACAGGACAAAGACAACTAACAAGTTGGACATCCAGGAAAGGTGGTAAATAGAACTTTAGTATcacagatttggagctgaaagggatcttagaagttcTTGCatccaactctctctttttacaaATTGGGAAACTTAAAGTGAGTTTTCAAGAAAGCCAGgtcacaactagtaagtagcaGATTTATTGATCTCTTgcatcccttctagctctaatatacTTTAAGTCTATGAGTCTTCCTATCTCTacccctttatttcttttctattcatctgctctttttctctcactttctttctctctgtcatgTACCCAGAAGCACTCACTGGGTTGATTTATTACACAGAACTAAAAGAACACAGGCCTGCCATCTTAGTGATTAGTCAAGTACTTCAGAAATTCCACTTGGCtatattaaagaataaatcagTACATGCAAATCCTCCAATCAAATCCTTTCTGATTCTAGACCATCATAGGGTAGAAAATTGTATCTGAGTGGCAGCAGAGTTCATTCTGGATAATCTCTAGTCTAGAAAGGGTCCAACAGCCTAAGGAGAGTAGTTTGATTCCACTGATTCCATTCTAGGTGTTTGGTCACTTTAAGAATCTTGGACTGCTAATTACTATAAGAACCATTCTACCCTATATTGAACTTAGAACTCTCAGTCCCTCCTGTCTTTGGAAATGATTGATGAGGATACTaggtctttcttttaaaataatttgttataaaaaatattaacaactgaacctgtgatttcattgacatcCAGTGAGAAACTCTTTCTACCAATGCCAGTTAGCATCTTTCTGCAACTCACAGTCTTATAGAATTGACTAGAGAACTGATAAGTTGTGACAATAAaataagtgacttgatcaggatcacatagccaagtCTTTGTAAAAGGCAAGATTTCAATCATGGACTTTCTGCCTTTGAAGTCAGCTCCCTAAACACAACCTAACAGCTTTTTgcaatcacttaataaataactttttgTCTCTACCCTCTGACTTTATCAggatttttttgttcattcctttccttttccttagaattgggatatattttgtttttgtagttcttttttttcactcttcCCATGTTTTCATATCTTTCGTATTTTTCTACACATCTATCTTAATTTTATTGTTCATTACACAAATAtatcctaatttaaaaaaaaatgttttctttttgctgAACTTTTGGATAGATTCCACTTTTTCATGTTTACAAATAATGCCCCCAAAATAGTACTTAATCAAAAggccttttattcttttttataacatTCTCAGGGCATATTCCAACAATCGAAGTATAAGTTCAAAGAGTATGATTATCTTATGTAATCTTTACCACATGTTGCCCATCTTGTCAGTACTGTTTGTACTCCTCTCCAAAATGATTCTACTAGTTTGAAATTCTACCAGCAACAAAGTACTGATAAGAGTTCATCTGTTTCTTTACAGCAttgagtttcatttttttgttgttatttttgctaATTTTATGAATGCGAATTGGTGCCTCCAAAATTATCTTAATTCGTTCCTTCTCTCTGATTATTATTTAGGTTGAGCATCTGTTCAATGACTATTAATCATTTGGGTTTCCTTTCAAAatgttgtcattcattcattgtcaACTAGAAGTGTCCTTTACAAATTTTCAATAGTTCCTTACATAGTTCGATTTAGAGATCTGTTTTCGATTTTAACTTACTTTAGAGTTTATATTATCTAATATTAATATGAAATGATATGACTTCATGAAGAGAATTTAACACAAACATTTATAAGAATAACTGAGTAGAATTCTCTTAGAGAACTAATTTTCCTAAATTTATAGGAAATATTACTATCTACCTCTCAATGGGTTAGAATAACTGAATCAGACTATAATCTGGATTTGTAATAGTCATAAATCAATATACTATAAAACAGAAATATCAAAGAGAAGGCCCATTATGATCATATTAAACTAAGGAATATAATTTATGGAGCATATCTCCCCACCTAACGTTAgccaaatcaatattaatttgaTCTTCTATTTGTCTTGTCAAACTAAAAATGATACtcattttcaaataattattttgactACCTGGGAATATTTGTTGTACATTCATAGatcaaaaagatatttttcagTCTTTACCAAGATATGTTTTTTACTGCAGCCAGCACAGTGACATTGAAAAATTAATGAGCTGAATGGTGTAGGGCAACTTTGATTGCTACAACAATGGCAATTCCCCATAATAAGTTCTCATTCTTTAATAAGTAACCTCCCACCTTTTCGTTAATTCATTTAACATTATTGAGGACATCAgctacataaaaaataaatctattagCCAACCATTATAGTTGTGTTTGTGTTATTAcagtatttataatatataaaaacattgATAATACTAGATTAGACCTGAAGACCATTTTAAAGTTTACCCTTTTACAAATCCCAGGCTACCAGAACTATAACTGGAATTTTGTCCCAGGGAAGATTACTGTGTAAGGGTGCTCCTGGGAAAGAATACTGAGAAGACCATTAGGGAAGttcaatggaaagaatgttggactttATGAGTATGAATTGGGATGGCTCCAAAGATATTTTAGTATTTGACTATTTTTGCAtgagactggagttcaaatcccacacCTGCCACTTAGTATTTATATGGCCTTGgacaaagtcacttaatttctctgatttttaattttttcatttaaaagatgaattcCTTGGGAGAAATTGGGGTGGAAAGTGGGCAAGCAAggcaaagaagaagagagagccTTGACTTTCTAGAAATGCCTCTTTAGGATTTATCTTTCCTTGAAAGCTTTGTCCCCCATAAATGTCTAAACTTTCCTTGAAGAGGAAAAGGTAAGTAGCTGCAGGTCCATTCTTACTTAGCTTCCTTGAGTCATGATGCCAGAGGTAACTCTTCTGGAAAAGTTAGTGCCTTCTTGTGTGCCTCCAAGAGAACACAAATTTCAACAACCATAACATTTTATCTCTCCAATGGAATGAGAgttacattttctcatttatttttctgggGCAATATTTGAGTATTATAGCAACACAAGGTTTAGTttggattttttcctttccttttatataattatagccattatctttatattttttttagtttttcttatcTCACTCTAGATTAGATGCTGTAAATTTCCCCATGCTTCTCTACATCATTCATATTTATcatgtccctttctctcttcttatatGTCCACTAACCCAATTACAATCCTTGCCATCTTTTTACCCATTCTATGTCCTCTTCTCTAGCAGATAGTTCCCTCTATCATAATCCTTAATTTTTCCCTCTCTAGTAGCTGTTTACTTACTGCCTAGAAGGATGtttatttctccatctttatCAAAAAAAACCCCTCACTTCATCTCTTCACCCTACTAACTATTATCCCAAACATcacttttgtggctaaacttttTGAGATGGCCATTTATTAGATGCCTCCACTGCTTTTCATCTCACTCTTAACTCTTTATAGTTCCTTCTTTCTGActattccttttctgttttttttttatccatgtcACACCCAGTAATTGTGGAGCTCCTCGAAGCTAACTATATCCTGggccttctctcctccctctacaCTATTTCATTTGAAGGTTTCATTGGTTTCCATGATTTCAATTAGTATCTCTGCAGAGAGATGACTGTCAAAATTACTTGTCTAGCCTCACACATTTCCCACTTATTATTACCTCTTTGACCTCTTATATTAAACATATCCAGATTGAAATAATTGTATTTTCCCTcaaaactcttgccttttgcTAACTACTTTAAAAATACCTCCCAAGGATTAGGATTACTCTTTCCAGTCACCTGAGCATATAACCTAAATGTCATTTATTCTTCTTGTTTCTAGGCAGATTAGCTGACCCTACCAAAAAGACTAACtgtggaagagagggagaccCTCTGTGCATTTCTGTGGACAACTGGTGGGCCCGTAAGTACATTTTAagaccttcttttttttttttttttttttaagcatcaatTTCCTTTAGAATCTAAAAAAgttaccattaaaaaaattttttttccttttctgggcaCATGGGACTATGTTACAGCACCATCTTGTGGCCATCACACCATATTCTTGGTTATGACAGTGCCAATAAGtataacttctctttttttttttaaattgagaatttcctttatatttcttgaTCAACCAGGCCAAATAACTTCTAAGGGTAGCATTGCATATTTTGAAGCTTCTCAACATTGTAAATGAAACATGTGACCAGGAGAAAAACATCTTGGTTTTTCAGTTTAAAGCTAgtcaagaaatacttattaagaaCAATTATGGGGGCAGAGGGGGAGTggggagctaggtagctcaatagataaaaaaccaggcttggagagaagaggtcctaggttcaatgctggtctcagagacttcttagctctgtagccctgggcaagtcacttgatcccaattacctatcccttactactcttttgtcttagaactgatacttaatattgattctaagacagaagacaagcttgtttttttaaagaaagaacaataaTAGTATGTACATATAGAGCTCTTTAAAGTAacaaataattttacaaatattttctcatatttgaCACCTACAAGGCACTGCTTTGCctgtttaaaaagaaacaatatttgagattttaaaaagaagcaatgtAATAGTCCCTGACCTTAAAACAGCTTACATGCTATGGTCTAGATACAGGGATGTGAGCTGTAGTAGccacacaaataactataatataggGCAGACAGTGATGAGGGCAAGAGAACAAATGAGACAAGTGCTGCAGGAAATTTTGAGAAAGCAGGGAAAGTTTTCAGctaggggaaaggaggaaagagatggcCCCTACAGTACACCTtgtagaaaaataagaattctgaaaggcagagatgaaggagaggaaagaggtgCATTCCATGAGGATAGTGCCAAAAATAACCTATGGATATCAAGAAGCATGAGAAGTGAAAAAGAGGCATATGATTTACAAATGATAAATTTATTGGTTTTGGTAGAATTCAGGGGTCAGAACTCTAATTATGAGGAGCCAGAGAAtggtagaaagaaaatgaaggtaatgaaataagggatatatatatatatatgtatatatacacatatatgtaacattattttgaggaatttaatagtaaaaatgactgaatagtaaatgactgaatagcaaaaatgactgaaaaaatgagtCCAAAAAAGACTCAAGTGATAAAATGAAACTAGAGTATAGGTGATAAAATGGAGAATAGTCTTAAGAAGAGTGAGGCAGATATGGAAGATAGGACATCAATAAAAAAGATTGTTTTTCttgactgtgcatatttgttctaaagaatttgttttccttttccccccaatGTGATaggtgatagaaaagaaaaatagattcatattcatttaaaaaataaactttaactTAAAAAGGACCTTATATTCTTGGGAGTGGTTTAGTTGTGAGTAATAAAATCTAAGGGATGTTTTTGTGAGTTGCTCTGGTCAGAATAAAGCTATACGTCATGGGAATTGAAAAGACTGATTTAGGAGTCAAGAATATTTGAAGGAACACcattaaatacatatatgcatacatacataatgTGAGTTTGTGTATACTCAAGTCTGCAATTAGAAGTTATGTTGGAGAAAGACTATGAGTCAAGTgctgaattccttgagaaaggaaggaaagtaccTGAAGGTCAGTATATAGCAACTAGGAATGAATTCTCTAGATCagagatggtgaaccttttagagaccaagtgcccaaactgaacCCTCACACCATGTGTGAGCCACTCTATCTTACCCCagataggaaagggaagaagtgctcccattgtgctgctgggcagaggggcaggtgatgtgataAATGTCCTCAGACACACCTGGGGAGGGGGAATGGTTGCATGGATATGATGTCAGAGGTATAATCTGTAAGAACTAGTGGGGAACAAGGAATATATCCACTCTTCCTCCTGGCCTTGTCTGCTGAGGGATATGAAACATCAACAAGCCCTGGAAAGAGTGTCTCTTTAGGACGCCCAAGTTTCTGTGAGCACAAGATAGAGAAActatgaaaagaaattgaaaatgaaagattattTCTTAAAGACTAAGTGAGGATTCCAAAGAGTACAAAAGAGAGGGATAGCAGATAAGCAAAGGAACTGGGGAGCTTTGGATTGAGCTGGTAAGTATGAGAGTGCTGAAATAACAGGGAAATGGGTTGTTTATTTTAGAAAGCAGAAAGTTTGAATAATGGATTTAGAGGACCAGGAGATTTAGAGAACCAAGTTTGCTAGCCATGAAACTGAGAAAGAAGAGGTTTGAGTCATTTACCTTAAGAGGATCTTGAATGATGACTCAGAAAATTGTTCTTCAAACACCAAGTAGTTGAAAGTAGAAATTTAAGCCAAAGGTCTGACCCTCAGAGGCTAGATGGAACACACATTCCATACCAGCTCAGTATTTTATTTACATCTCTAAGATAAATTGGGGTGGGGTATATTAAAAAGATATTCCAcacatagaatatatatatatatacatacatatacatatccaCAGGACATACTCAGTTCTGTATCAGGTCTGAGTTTTGAGGCCCTAGTCTTTTGGCATTTAGTCAGAAAGGATTAGTCATGGCCATACTAGGTCTTTGCCATTGTTGACTTAGGTTATTCAAAAACTACTCCCATTGATGCTCTAGGCATAAAAATAGTTAAGGTCATAGAATAGGCTAGtgactataaaaatgaggaagacatattataatatatattatatctgtaatataatatattataaatattatggaGAAAGATCCAGAAGAGGGGAGACTGAATGGAAGCAGTCAGAAATTATCCCAAATGGAATCCTTTTGAGATTAGGAattgtgtaagagggaaaatttctggaagaaagaaatataatacaaattgttttcataattttttggTGGGATTAGCAGATCCAAGTGGAAAAATAGATGTACAGAAATATTGTGCTAGAATTCCATAGTTTTTCATTGTATAatctaatttcctttatttcagaaattaaaatttaGATATGGTGAGTTTCCTGGTTTataatagtttattattattgctaagtTTTATTACTAGTAATTATCCAATAGCATAGTTTCACTACTCTACAGTTACATTTGCTAGAGTCACCTATTGTTTTTCATAGCACTTTCATTATatggtgtataattagaatttgaatcccagaactctctcttccagcatcctattttcattctcatgttatgcccttatgttttggagataaagttttgtgTGGCCCTGTCCCTCGCTCTCTTTTCCATCCaatgtggctgggaaagctggctttattCAGGTTttcacttttgttcttgtatttttctacttcaagtgattattaataaatcttataaaatataatacttggagttattggatattaatttaaattttacaactGTTAACTCTTTGATATTGTATCAATAGCAATaacattaattttaataacattcaGCATTATTTCTACAGGTGCGAATTATTATCTTTCTGCAATACCTTTCCTTGCTGCAGTTGAAGCTGGAGTGATAGGAATCCCTTCAAACCAAGTGATACTCTCGCCACCACCAAAGGACCAGCAATATTTTTGTTATGATGTTGCTTCTTGTCAGTCATCCTTCCCAAATATTATGgcaaaatggaatatattttatcaggtttaaaaaattttatattacgCTTAGGATAAGGTTTTGTAGCTCTTTCTTACTTTAGAGATATTTTTCTTGCTGTTTTCAAATTATGCAGGAATATAATGGCATCTTTATAAAGGAGTGCAGTATCCCTGTCTGACAGGGACCCTGAGTAACACCATATTGTCACCTGCTTTCTTGGGCTCTTGAACAATTCAATAGCCTTCATCAATTCCTAACCCACTTCTGAGGAACCAGACAGCCATCATGATTCTTCACCCTCAACCACATTAACATACACTTTAGTTATGAAGTTCAACAAGTATAGCTGAGTAATAGGATGTTTTGGATAACTCAATATTCTGGTTAACTTGATGCCCAATTACGGTGACACAGGATCAGGAAATCTTCCCTAGCAGGGCAGAGCCACTTATTCTAGCTATTGTCATCAAAGATCCTATAGAAGCTGGTTAAATTAATATGTGGCAATCCAATCCACACAGGGAATATCCATAAAAAGGGTGTTGGGGTAGAAGGTAGACATGGCCATTCTTTGGTATTGAAGTAACAAGCTTATGTTTCGATAGTCtacttctttgtattttcatgtgatcaagatgaaattatttgttctttcatgttttattcctcatgaatttttaaaagaaagtttaaaaataagtaattttttggcaaaaaaaaagttatttaatttggACAATTTgaggaaacaagaaagaaaggaaataagcatgtattaagcaccatgatattattatatgccaggaactatgctaagttctttataaatattatctcatctaattTTCACAAATGCTCTATAAAgatggtgctattattaccccccacacccattttacagttgagtaaactgaagcaaacagtttaagtgacttattcaaggtcctATGGCTAGCAaatgtcaaatttgaattcagatttttttctgacttcaggcccataACTTTATCCAaagtgccatctagctgccttgagAAACAAGAAA
The window above is part of the Gracilinanus agilis isolate LMUSP501 chromosome 4, AgileGrace, whole genome shotgun sequence genome. Proteins encoded here:
- the C4H6orf58 gene encoding LOW QUALITY PROTEIN: protein LEG1 homolog (The sequence of the model RefSeq protein was modified relative to this genomic sequence to represent the inferred CDS: substituted 1 base at 1 genomic stop codon) encodes the protein MTFLLPSLLCALAGYVSAFSGETSNSIDLYPPLWEESPGQISDYNIENGVYTINPWLYPERMGLYKILVTSTQKYFERFSRNNEKNFLFGLPLQHGWQFETGRLADPTKKTNCGREGDPLCISVDNWWARANYYLSAIPFLAAVEAGVIGIPSNQVILSPPPKDQQYFCYDVASCQSSFPNIMAKWNIFYQQMKEPSESFDDLLKYLWDAHDETIDLSKSLSLNDNFXCFSFRYKIFPKPEAEFSKSWENAVHYLAAMRFETTLNRTNEFQKALPQRVLQENDNAPFIKDFTASQNRILYYVNLLNKVDNFSSK